A section of the Bacillus sp. HSf4 genome encodes:
- a CDS encoding TrmB family transcriptional regulator has product MIEELKQLGLSELEARCYITLHEQSGMTGYEVAKRVSTSRSNVYAALRGLVDKGICRVTKGETDRYDAVPIQQVVTYLQAEFAKTSSILIKQLNTPPEPAPSFYHWEGDKRLNTAIKRLIANAKKTLVVDIWAENLHRIEDELLAAEQRGVTVILISLGECETELQNVFIHKRKDIERSWPRYGAKKVSVLADSKEAIVGSLDGQMKPSAIETNHPSVIELLKNAFFDDLVMMHIENDFGAEITGKYGKDFQSLIDYYAKEKGWDI; this is encoded by the coding sequence ATGATTGAAGAATTAAAGCAGCTCGGGCTTTCCGAATTAGAGGCGCGCTGTTACATCACATTGCATGAACAATCGGGCATGACGGGGTATGAAGTCGCCAAAAGGGTATCAACCTCAAGATCAAATGTATATGCTGCATTGAGGGGGCTTGTGGATAAAGGGATATGCCGTGTCACCAAAGGAGAAACGGACCGTTACGATGCTGTCCCGATTCAGCAGGTTGTTACATATTTGCAGGCGGAGTTTGCAAAAACATCGAGCATTCTGATCAAGCAATTGAATACGCCGCCGGAACCAGCCCCTTCGTTTTATCACTGGGAGGGGGATAAACGATTGAATACAGCGATTAAAAGGCTGATTGCCAATGCGAAAAAAACGCTTGTCGTCGATATTTGGGCGGAGAACCTGCACCGGATTGAAGATGAGTTGTTAGCCGCGGAACAGCGCGGGGTCACGGTTATTTTGATCAGTTTGGGCGAATGTGAAACCGAACTTCAAAACGTTTTTATCCATAAACGCAAAGATATTGAGCGGTCATGGCCGCGGTACGGCGCCAAAAAGGTCTCCGTGCTGGCCGACAGCAAGGAAGCAATTGTCGGCAGCCTCGACGGCCAGATGAAGCCGTCTGCCATAGAGACGAATCACCCTTCTGTGATTGAGCTGTTGAAGAATGCCTTCTTTGATGATCTGGTGATGATGCACATTGAAAATGACTTCGGTGCTGAAATAACCGGGAAATACGGCAAAGATTTTCAATCATTAATCGATTATTATGCAAAAGAAAAAGGCTGGGATATCTAA
- a CDS encoding MFS transporter: MNKRNYGMMTFVLFWTGFAVMCSLYVTIPLTPVFMREFGLSADDAAWTGSIFSIFFALGCLVYGPVSDRFGRKQVIVAGLVFLTVFTVLIGFADSLPAIILFRALQGAAAASFSPVALAYAGEMFPQEKRGTAIGFISTGFLLAGIGGQVIASFISEVWNWNAVFWLMSAVYLLTMWFNMLLLPKGDVKQKSGHMFSSFSRMGDVLHSRSLLIGYVVTITVLFTFVGMYSALGFVLTHSPYALSSGQILFVRSAGILGMACSPIAGRLISKHGSLSVLRTGLIIAAAGLLLMSVSGGLTVLVVMSVVFVLGIAIAVPSLISLIGQLGGEMRGLAVSLYTFILFIGASLGPIFTAFFLKSDPFLVLSLVLFISVVLSFLISRKPSPVQAGKRLAKN; the protein is encoded by the coding sequence ATGAACAAACGAAACTACGGAATGATGACCTTTGTGCTCTTTTGGACCGGGTTTGCGGTGATGTGCAGCTTATATGTGACAATTCCGTTAACACCTGTATTCATGAGGGAATTTGGTTTATCAGCGGATGATGCGGCTTGGACCGGCAGTATCTTTTCCATCTTTTTTGCGCTCGGCTGCTTAGTGTACGGACCTGTTTCCGATCGCTTCGGCCGCAAACAAGTGATTGTGGCAGGCCTTGTTTTTTTAACGGTTTTTACAGTGTTGATCGGCTTTGCGGACAGCTTGCCCGCCATTATATTGTTTCGCGCTTTACAGGGAGCTGCTGCCGCGTCTTTTTCACCGGTGGCCCTCGCATATGCTGGAGAAATGTTTCCTCAAGAAAAGCGGGGAACGGCGATTGGTTTTATTAGTACGGGTTTTTTGCTGGCGGGGATTGGCGGCCAAGTTATCGCAAGCTTTATTAGCGAGGTTTGGAATTGGAACGCCGTGTTTTGGCTGATGTCTGCCGTTTATCTGCTGACAATGTGGTTCAACATGTTGCTTTTGCCGAAAGGAGATGTGAAGCAAAAGAGCGGGCATATGTTTTCTTCCTTCAGCCGCATGGGGGATGTGCTTCACAGCCGGTCTTTGCTGATTGGCTATGTGGTCACAATCACCGTTCTCTTTACATTTGTCGGCATGTATTCAGCACTTGGATTTGTTTTGACCCATTCGCCATATGCCCTTTCCAGCGGACAGATTTTATTTGTCCGTTCAGCGGGTATCCTTGGCATGGCCTGTTCACCGATCGCCGGGCGATTGATCAGCAAGCATGGGAGTCTGTCGGTTTTGCGGACCGGTTTAATCATTGCTGCGGCGGGTTTGCTTTTGATGAGTGTCAGCGGCGGATTGACGGTTCTCGTCGTGATGAGCGTGGTGTTTGTGCTTGGCATTGCAATTGCCGTGCCGTCCCTGATTTCTTTGATCGGCCAGCTTGGCGGAGAGATGAGGGGCCTTGCCGTCTCGCTTTATACGTTTATTTTATTTATCGGCGCGAGTCTGGGGCCGATCTTTACGGCATTTTTCCTGAAATCCGACCCGTTTCTTGTCTTAAGTCTTGTGCTTTTCATCAGTGTCGTTCTGTCCTTTTTAATTAGCAGGAAGCCAAGTCCAGTTCAAGCGGGCAAACGGCTGGCTAAAAACTGA